The sequence below is a genomic window from Rhinopithecus roxellana isolate Shanxi Qingling chromosome 7, ASM756505v1, whole genome shotgun sequence.
GACATAGACTATaggcattttaaagatgaagaaatgacAAGGGAAGGAGATGAGATGGAAAGGTGTTTGGAAGAGATAAGGGGTCTGAGAAAGAAATTTAGGGCTCTGCATTCTAACCACAGGCATTCTCGGGACCGTCCTTATCCCATTTAATTAATTTCCCTG
It includes:
- the TCEAL7 gene encoding transcription elongation factor A protein-like 7, with the protein product MQKPCKENEGKPKCSVPKREEERPYGEFERQQTEGNFRQRLLQSLEEFKEDIDYRHFKDEEMTREGDEMERCLEEIRGLRKKFRALHSNHRHSRDRPYPI